ATTGTTCGAATATGAATGGCAAGGAAATTATTTAAACGTACGAAAATCATGATCCTCCTCCTTTAGATACATGgcaacaatgttttatttggcATTATCAATTGGTTAAAACTTAATATGACACCCAGGTATGGCCCTTTCACTGCCTAAAACACTTCAAACTCAATTCAAATAAGTTACCGTATCAACTTTAAAACACTTGTACAGCGCTACCATAAATAGTTAAAACACTTGTACAGCGCTACCATAAATAGTAAGTACTCCGGGATGGCGAGCAAACGTATTTCCCCGTCAGAATCATCCATACAAAAAACTCACCCACTCTATTACCATTTTCATGGCAGAGGTCATCCGTAACGATATTCTCAAAACGCTTCTAATCCTCGTTTAACATTGCGTATTATTACATTTTCACTTCCATTGTATCttcaaaaatcataaatgttttaaacgcAGCTCCTAGTGCGTAGTTTAACAGAATATATGGTAGCGTACATTCTCTCGATTAATACCGACCGGAGtgaattttaaatgtgtactATATTCTGACACATACAAGGAAGTATTAATGTCCACATTTATTAAAGTTAAGTTGTATCAAGCAACGACGAACTGTATTAAATTCACCATCGAAAGAAAAGTTACGACATAATCCTTCAATAAAAATCCGTGAATATAGTCCAAAGCATGGGACTCCTTTTGTATAACGTTTTCAAACTATCATTCCATGTGACATAAAACCACTTGATTCACAATCTATCTGTTTTAAATAGTTGAAAATATAGCACAAGTTCTTAAATAAatccaaccacaatcacagtAGACGTTTAATAGTATACACCCTACAAGTGCATGAACATCAATTGTGCATGCATCCTTAGTGGTAAAAAGCCACTCTATTTATAGAAGAACGATGTCACGTATTTCCTTCCTGTTCATTGGTATTGTTCATGGAGTACAGATAATGATAGATGCTATATTGTCACTCATTTTGATCAAGGTAATCATCAACAGATACTACTGAAAACAATCTTAATGTTCAACTTTGTTGAGTAAAAATTTAGGTTGTCAAGAAAACCCAGGTCAAACCTGTCGCAAATGTTTCTAATTCAATGTAATGCATTTGGTTATCTTTTTACCTTATGTATTTTCCATTGGGCCAAAAAAAGAATTTGTTTGTtcagggtaaccttcccaaaatttctaggtaggttaggtagggattttttttttcaaaatatgtcgtAAGTTCAGAATGTTTTCTTGTACAtagcagtctttcctacattactgtcattgcctgactttttttatcatataaacaataattctgattaaaatctgcatttatccgcccttcgtaactctctattcgctaacgaatattttttttttgctcagaaacggaaaaaaatagttagggtcagCGCATTTtaataggtagggtcgggttacccgaaacatacatatgttttaGGCCTTGGTCGAAGTCCATGGAGTTTCccaaaagcatattaaatattttaaaaactaaatggCATTGTTCTATGTAGTCGCGTATTCATACCAACCTGTACAAGGCAATGTCAactaaattgcaccaaaaaaaatgtaataggTAATGTAATAGATGGTTTGTGctcagaaataataaaaacacatatttctagcaataaaccttttaaaacttaacattCAAGTACTTCCTATTGCTAACTGttatcaaatttacaaaacttaaaCAGCCTTGGCCTGGGTacagttttataacaataatagaAGTATGCACAAAGAATACATTTGCAAACACattaatgtataaataatatacatgtaaatatacatgtattacacttAACTACAAATAGCGATTGCAGTATTCATTCAAAGTGATTGGTTCCTACAGACAATGCAGATATTTATACTGATCAGTGAGGATAAACGTCCTGTAACATGCCAGGTTGTAGTTTCACCATCAGGACGAAACCCCAAaacctttaaaatatttgtgaaaatagcaacacAAAAAGgcagattttttaaaaaaagttctaGCAAATGGGACTTGAATCTCTAAGTGACGACTGTGctaaaatacaaatgaagaaaCAAACTTACAACAGTCCATGAACAGAACAATGGagaaaatgaatgtaaaataagatttttttcagACTTGTGAATTTTGTTCCTACTCTGCTTTAAAATGTAGTCTTTTTGAAAGTGTTAACTGTCCAAAATTTCAGCTCCCTTTTCGGAACAGAAATCCGTCCTATAGATCagtatttaacaaatttaatataataaaacaatttccaAGCATTGATTTTATTAGTATTCAACTTAAAAGTATGATCTCAGCTTACTTGAAAGACTTCTAAAATGAGCACCATCCTCATTTCTCTTTTAAATGTCCTTGATACtttaaaatagttcacattCTAGTATAAGCGATGCTCAATGAAGGCCAGTAAGCCTATTTCTTAGCACTACTTCCGATAGTGACATTAAGGTAGTCAATCCTATTTTACCTTAGCGTGGGATCCTTCAAGTCGGACAGATTTTCTTTGTGTCCACTTTTGTTCTTCGTTTAGATTGGGTCTCTAATGGACATCATCACTGCATGCATCTTTTTGTCTAAGTCAAAGTATTTGTCTTACGCTAAATGAACTTGATACCAACACTTCCCAAAAGCAAGATTGTCTGAAATTCATACACTACAGGCTGTTGAGTTTAGCTATGGACTTGTTTTAAGGGTGATCAATgcgatattttttaaatctgttaCTTCACTTACGTGGCAGCGGCATGTCCCACAAGTGATTTGCTTTCAGACTTCGCAATGCCACAACTGAAAGTCTGACCAACTGAACGGCAGCACCGCCCAACAATCTTACGatttgcattaaatgtttatacaacTGTGATATTGGCAATTTCAACAGTTTACTGTTCGAATACTGCTGTGTAAATAACACAAATCTAGACATAACCAACGTTCATCTGTTATCagtcatttattatataattaacatttaatgtcatatgaacatgattgcattaaaaaaaaaacatttgtaaagtATGAAAATGATGACAGGCTGCTATATCCAAAACGTGCATGTAATAATGTTCTCCTACGATAGAACTCTCTAAACTAGGGATGACATTGTTTGtcctttttgtttaattttaataatatgaacTCATCACACTACAAATATAGCGCATGCAAAATCATAagtgatatacatgtaaaaaaacatcACACCATCAAATCAGCATTTGAGCAACACTTACtgataataaatgattaaagtaaaaacgtaCATGTAATGACAATGGGTCGATTGTTAGGAACCTTTTTTTAAGTTAACAGCAGGTATGATTCAGCAGTAAACCCATCCAATTGTGTCTCAAGGACGGTCTTTGATCCAGGATAAACGTTTTGGTGGGGATTTCGATCAACGTCCTAGTCCGGGGAAAGAGCGGTCGGCCCGATTTGGGAGTCAATAGAGATAATTTCCGGCCGCACTACGGCGACACATGATGGTGTGGGTAAGGGAGACACTTGGCTCAGAGGTGGATCGCGTGCATGACACTCGTTAGGAGGGGAAGGACATAGTACCGTCGGTACGCCAGTCGGCTGTACATGGTGAAGCGCATGCACAGGTCGCATGGGATCCATGGTCTGGTAGGAAGGTGGCTGCAAAGAGCAGTCGGCGAGTGACCCAGCTCCCGGCTGATTGGAACTAGATCAATTAAAAAAAGGAACAACTTTGTCGTCAGCAGAAATTGTTCGTCTACTATCGTATTTTAAGGTTTCCTGCTACAAACAGAAATGAAATCGCATTTTAATCGTAGAATGCAACACCCATTCGATACCAGTACATTATTCAAATGTAACAATTTATACGTGTTTCTTTTATGCGTCCTGCTACAGTAGAGACAATCATGTGTATTATATGACATGTTACCTAATTAACGCTCATCGTCAATCTGCAATGTCACATGTGTAATATAGTTACGATATAGATATACAAGATGAAAATGAGCACCCAAACCCCCGTTCTAAAGGGTATAATATAACAGAACGAGTTAAAGAAAGCTGTTAACCCGGCTTATTCAGTAGCTTACCATTCAATGCAGCCTCGAGGAGGCGTGGCTCTCTCAGTTGGGCCTCGGTTAACGTCATTCCGTGCTTCAGGGCATTTGTCCGTGCTATCAGGACGCCTTCCTCTGAGTCCGAGTCTGAAAAGAGAATCTGTACGTATAATGTACAACTTCCAATTACATAATTAATGTAGAAGAGGATGACATTTGAAAACCATACAGTATTTATTACCAGAAGCTTTTTTGAATTTGATTATGCTGGTGAAAAGGATTGTTAACGATGAGGGAGAGGGGGGCGACGACGATTGCGATAAAGGATGATTGCAATGATCAGTTACATAAAGATAACGAAGATGACGAAGATGCTAATCGATGAGGATGAGGGAATTTGCGGATGTGATAGTGCAGTTCATCAGACGGTGGTGAGGACGACCGAGGCTGTACAAACAATAGTATCCATAGTCGTAGCCAATACATGTAGTCAATACTGGCCATAATTTAAACTTATAACAACAGCTTTACCTGTTGGAGCGAGCACACTTTCCCTCACGACACCATGGAGCTCGAACGTCCGGTCCTCGTGATTTCTCATCATCAAGTTAAGGCCAAGAAGTTTCTTCACAAAAAGTTTCACCCGGCTTGCATTcgaatctaaaaaaaaataggtttcATAAAGAGATCAGAAGACGTATTGGTATTATGAAGCCTGTATCATGAAATTAATATGCATGTATTGCGTGacctttatttacaaaacaacaagGGTATATTAAGTTGCAATGTGCATTACGAAGTACACACATACATGACtgtttatctgtaaattgtcAGTGAGCGTATACCCGCCGTCATTTCTGctttatgatatataatataatctCCTTTTATGAGGCATTGAATCGAACAATCCACCAGTTTCGATATTAAATAAGGAATGTAGGCTGTCAAACATGATAGAttatattcatccttttggtaGTTTTATTACCCAAGGAGCTGTATTCATGTATTGAtgctgtaaatatatatacagtttaCATAATGCAGAACATAAATTGAAACGATAAGGTaacgtatttagtaaatgtaaataaggcttcattttgattttttaacacaaataaCATAAGCTCATATGGAAATATAATGAACATGTTTCCCATTTCCTTTTTATGACTTACTAAATTGTGTGTTCAATTGTTGTGATAGGtggcaataataaaaaaagcacAAACTAAACTACTACTTAAATATCCAGAGTTGATGTTTAAGTCTGATTATAACTTACAAATGGGaatcatgtttataatcaaccacaaaatattaagtatttataaaacttttatcAGGAGAAAACAGAAGGAATTCACTCAACAATTTACAATCATTAATATATCACTACTGATAATCTCCcattacattacatatatatatatatatatatatatatatatatatatatatatatatatatatatatatatatatatatatatatatatatatattatgcacAATGTTATTGATAAACTAAAAGATCGcgttgtaattttatttagcagttaaacttaatgacttaagtctttggaatcttaattatgtttgcaatgatatacttcactgacaatcaattaaaagttagataaaaaaatcaagctaaatcattatatttacttaatggtatagttaaaaaaaatgaaactcgTCTGTTTCTCTTTTTACCAGCTGCTTGAATTTTACACTGAACTATTCTGAAGAAAATAAAAGActgaaataatgatatatttagaaaatgtttttgaatatttaagttaaatgttatatttaaaaatgtctgTCATCACATAAAGAACTCTTATTAATAGATTATTGTTCAATTGTATGCATGGCTGTTGTCggttgtaaaatacattttgaaaaacttaCCCATTTTTAAATGGTTAAGATATCATAATTAGTCTGGATGTCAGTGTTGATCGAGGTACAATAacgtgaaaaaaaaatctttattggCATTACAAAATCACTGGGGCTATAGGTGTATGTTTTGAGAGAAACGTCTTTGACGagaaacaatatgaacatttgtgaatattgCCATTCAGTCACAGTAAATGTATGTCGATTTATGTAATTTCACCCTGTTCGTTTATTAAATCACACGATACAAATACAATGGATGCGTATAAAAGCAGTTAAGAGTAAAGTTACCCATTCGCTCTGGACTGAGGCACTGCAGGCGACAGAAAATCATGAGTTCGACCATTTCCCGCGGCTCCAATAAATAATCGTCTTCTAAGAGAAACACACCCGTAACATTCATATAATTCACATCGAATGCAAATGTAATTGCATATCTTACAACCGAGTCGTAGGATTATGCCGCCCCGACAGAAACTCATGAGCTCTAGCAGTTCCTTCTTACAGCCGTCCGCATTAATGGCAAAACAGGAATTTACAATAACTCGGCTGGCGGTCAGTTATCGAAACTGAAGCACCTCCGCCGACTGATCTCGATCAGTTCCCGGGATTCTAACCAGGAGTAGCGCAGTTGTAAGATGGATTTAAAAtcctaatttattttttgttaagctgtttgttttaaagtaaaatgagaCATTTCACGTATTCGATTAAGATCGTTTAGAACGTTCTGGATATACGGAAACgattaaactttttttacagCAGGGACATTAAAACTTCGgacagtaaaataacaaattgatatTATCCACTGTGTTGAAATTTTAGCGCCCAGATGGTCGGGACACAATTTCaagtcatttccgaaatgacgatACGTTTGCATACGATTGTGCTTGCTTTTCtgattattattacaaatacaCGGTCATTTTAAGCTCTTTTTAggaatatatgaatatattatttcactgtttcaaactgTATAAATCTATAAATCCCCGCATATCCATCAATCAATTTATCTTGCGCTTGTGTTCTAAAATACATGTAGAGTACCATAACTCTTTATTCACTAAATGCAACAGATGCGGTGCATCGTTAAAATTGGATAATGAAccttgctttttatttattagcCCTAGATGTATCTAAAAACTTCGATTTTGCGTCTGTTGGAAAGCAAGGAAATACCCATGTTATTCTAAGCATCTATATTTTGTCGCATCAAATGTTGACTCTTAATCTCACATTTGCTTTTCATGTATTGGAATGTTTGTatgcatttaatgtttatatttccccccagaatatttgttttattcagtcCGATCTTTCATCGTCGTGAAATTCAgtgttgtgaaaattgcaaaatcGAGTTCCACTGGAAACTCCATCTGATCCTGTCTGGCATTCCTGGTCATGAAAGACCAACAATGGCCGGAAAGCAATAGACCTGTACAAAATGACCAACCTCGCCATATAATTGCACCGGCATGGTATCGATGAGAGCAAGTATCATAGGGTTCGAAAGCGATTAAGTTACTTAGTTAATTGGGCATTATGGCattgtttttagtttgtttatcaGATTTATTCTGTAAAAGTTAAATGAATAGTTTGCACAAATAACGAACACATATATCAACGTACCAGCTGTAATGGCGATTTGCGGCCGACCCTTGCACAGTCTCGCAATCCCCTCTAGAAAGTCGTTATGCATCTCGCGATTCTCTAGTTTGCATTCCTTGTAGTAGTTGTTCGTCAATATTTAAAGAACTCACAGACGCGTTGATCATTAAGATTTGCATATATTTCTGACCCATGACATTTGGAGaaagtcaaatttaaagtcatGATACAGAAGCTTTCTTTTGCAGCCATCGTCACTCTGTATCCGTCCAAATAgttctttaaataatatacatgaacattgtatTACAACTACATATAGCGCTTGCAAGATTCATTTAAAGTGATTGGCTTCTACAGACAATACAGATAACATGTCAGGTTGTAGTTTAACTAGGAAGAAAAGACACAAcctttgaaatattaattttgtgaaaaaagcaACACAAAAAGGCAGattctaaaaaaacacaacagttcTAGCAATGAGACTTAAATCTTTTTGTGACGCCTGtgctaaaatacaaataaagaaagGTACTTTCAACAGTCCATGAACAAAACAATGGGGGATTAAATCTGATTTATGAATTTGTTCCTTAAAGTGTGAACTGGCCAGATTTTCACCTCCTCTTTTGAtacagaaaagaaaatgcaGGACCTAtagatcaatatttaaacaaatttaaaacaattccCAAGCATTGATTTTATTAGTATTCGACTTGCACGCGGCTTAATTGAGTCTTCTAAAATGAGCAGCAGCCTCATTTCTCTTTTAAATGtccatgatattttttatgtagtTCACACTCTAATTCAGGCGATATATAGTGAAGGCCACTAAGCCTATTTCTTAGCACTACTTCCGAAAGTGAAATTAAGGTAGTCAATCCTATTGTCATCCCTAAGCATGGAAACCTTCCAGTCGGACATATTTTCTTTGCGTCCGCTTTTACCTTCGTTCAGAATGAGACTCTAATGGACACACTCATCACAGCCTGCATCCTTCTGCCGAAGTTAAAGTATTTGTCTTACGCTAAATGAACTTGAAAAAGTGATACCAACACTTCCCAAAAACAATATTGGCTGAAATTCACACACTAAAGGCTGTTGAGTTTAGCTATGGACTTGTCTTAAAGGtgatttttgtgatattttaaatatgttaaacacTAACGTGGAAGCGGCATGTCCCGCAAGCGATTTGCCTTCAAACTTCGCAATGCCACAACAATCATACGAATtgcattaaatgtttatacaacTGTGATATTGGCAATTTTAACAGTTTACTGTTCGAATACTGCTGTGTAAATCACACAAATCTAGATAAAACCAGCGTTCATCTGTTATCtgtcatttattatataattaacatttaatgGCATATGTACATGATTGCAAAAACACATATGTATAGTATGAAAATGATGAGAAGCTGCCATATCCAATACGTGCATGTAACACTGTTCTACTGCAATAGAACTCTCTTAACTAGGGATGACAATGTTTGtcctttttgttttattttttaatgatatgaACTCATCACACtacaaatatatcataaataacatacatacttatgtgaaaaactacagaaacaagcttaaaggcaaaaagtttaaacataaaccggtttaatggcactgggtaaacgccaaggacatagaacacaaaaacaaaacatgtcaaaaaaCATCACGTCATGAAATCAGCATTTGAGCAACACTCACTGATAATAAATGATAAGAGTATAATCGTACATGAATGACAATGGGTCGATTATTAGGAACCTTTTTTAAGTTAACAGCGTTATAAACGACAATCGGCCAATTGAGTATTAAATGTACAATACACATTATTTCGACATTTAAAAGTTCGTTCAACATTGAGACCTCATCAAGTAAATATAGTATAAGGGGAAAGGATGCAATGGAATTGTTCCACCTCATactaaaattgatatgaaaattaGCTTCAAGTCGTATAGATAACGACGTGGTTTCCCGTTTCTTCATAAAACATCCCACCGCCAAGTTATGATTGAAAAATAAACGCCAAAATCAGCAAGAAAGAATGGACTGCCCTGAATCCGATTGGAGATCaccatacatattacatatatttacaaaaaaatcttcataaaatgaCATAATGACAAATCATTAACacagaaatatatttgattaacaatttttttcacaaatgaatagtaattaagaaatacaatttaaacacGTTTTAGATTATATTCAGGTGGTAGTTAACATCGCTGCTAGATGCAAACACCCCGAGCACAGGCAGTGCTGGAAATGAACGTCTTGCAGGTATGATTAATCAGTTATCCCATCCAATTGTGTCTCAATGACGGTCTTTGATCCATAACTTTTGGCGGGGAATTCGATCAACGTCCTTGTCCGGGGAAAGAGCGGTCGGCCCGATTCGGGAGTCAATAGAGGTAATTTCCGGCCGCACTACGGCGACACATGATGTTGTGGGTAAGGGACACACTTGGCTCAGAGGTGGAGCGCGTGCATAACACTCGTAAGGAGGGGGAGGATATAGCCCCGTCGCTACGTCAGCCGGCTTTCCAAGGTGAAGCGCATGCACAGGTCGCATGGGATCCATGGTCTGGTAGGAAGGTGGCTGCAAAGAGCAGTCGGCGAGTGACCCAGCTCCCGCCTGATTAGAACTAGATGAATTAAAAAAAGGAGCAACTTTGTCGTCAGCAGAAATTGTTCGTCTACTATCGTATTCTAAATCTTCAAGAGTGTTCGTATCAAGTGATTGATCATGCTCATCTAGAACAGAGGATTTTTCCTGCCTTTGGGAAACAACTTCCTCTCGCCCCTCCGAAGTTGCCCTTCTGCATGTGGTCTCCACGAGAGCGAGTTTCCCCCAGCCGTTGTCCGCGTATCGTTGTTGCGCCTTTTCCTCATGCTCCTTGGCCTCGCGCGCATAAATAGTCGAGCAGTCGTCCCTCTCTCCGCCAACCACCTCAACGTCCTGTCAGTACAGATATTCAAGTTAAAGATATGACCTTGAATATTTGGGTTATCATAGTCGGGATTGAGCTTTCCATTGAACAGCTATGTGTGTGTTTAAAAGGTATCAGTATATTATTAATTAGTAcaacaaatgtatataaaacgCCTGATACGTAACTAGCTTACgtgaaaatgtatattatatacctTTTTGTTCAAGTCTACAGGGAGGCTGGCCTTTGTTTTTTTGAGTGTAGAATCGTTATAGTTTCCTGTAGCTACAAACAGAAATGAAATCACATTTTAATCGTAGAATGCAACACCCATTCGATACCAGaacattaaacaaatgtaacaaTTTATACGTGTTTCTTTTATGCGTCCTGCTACAGTAGAGACAATCATGTGtattatataacatgttacctCATTAACGCTCATCGTCAAATCTGCAGTGTCACATGTGTAATATAGTTAccatatagatatatatacaaGATGAAAATGATCACCCACACCCCCGTTCTAAAGGGTATAATATAACACAACGGGATTGAGAAAGCTGTAGCCCCGGCCAATACAATTTCTTACGCTTCAATGCAGCCTCGAGGAGGCGTGGGTCTCTCAGCTGGGCATCGGTTAACTTCATTCCGAGCGTCATGGCATTTGTCCGTGCTATCAGGACGCCCTCATCTGAGTCCGATTCTGAAAGGAGAATCATGTACAACTTACAATTACATAATGAATGTAGAAGAGGAtgacatttgaaaaacatacagtatttattactatatattttttttaaatttgattaagCCGGTGAAAAGAACGGTTAACGATGAGGAAGGGGGACGACGACGATTGCGATAAAGGATGATTGCGATTATCAGTTACATAAAGTTAACGAAAATGACGCAGATGTTTATCGATAAGGAGGATGCAACTGGCGGATATGGTGGTGGTGGGGATCACACGGGGTCGGTGATGACCGAGACTGTATAAACAATAATGTCAATAGTTGTAGCTAACAGTGGCCATATTTTAACTTATAACATATTGCTTCACCTGTTGGAGCGAGCACATTTTCCCTCACAACACCATGGAGCTCGAACGTCTGGTCCTCGGGATGTCTCTTCATCAAGTTATAGTCAAAAAGTTTCTTTACAAAAAGTTTCACCCTTGCATTCGAATCTAAAAGAAAAGTAGGTTTCATAAAGAGATTAGAAGACGTATTGGTATTATGAACTTATTCTGTATCATGAAatgaaatgcatgttttgtGTTACCTTTATTTACAACACCACAAGGGTATATTAAGTTGCAATGTGCATTACGAAGTACACACATACATGACtgtttatctgtaaattgtcAGTGAGCGTATACCAGCCGTCATTAGATACGTTTGGATATAATACGATCTCCTTTTTATAAGGCATTGAGTCGAACAGTCTACCAGTTtcgatattaaagctgcactctcacagattgaacgttttgacttttttattttttgacttggaaAGATTTGAATTAAAACCATGAAAACAAATACCTATTCAAATAACCCTCCCTGTGTAATCGACACAACATTACTTTTTACGACATAGATATAAAGGTAGTgacgcattcggaactcctcgaccatttaaatcgaaaacaacctcggatgtactatgccggtacatcagttgaagaagttcgttttttaaattatataattaattaaatgtagtgtttagtgttgcatttattgatctaagtttaaattgattgccagtgaagtgtattattgccaacataattaagattcccaaaagTAAAGTCATCAagttaatgacttaactctttggaatcgtaattatgtttgcaataatatacttcactcACAATGAATTTAaagtaagataaaaaaaaaagctaAATCACTACATTTTAAtggtataattaaaaaaaaatacgaactacttcttcaTACATACTGACCCACATCctatgttgttttcgataaaaatggccgtgGAGTTCCGGATGGGTGATTTCGATGATGTGCAAGGGACTCCTGTTGGTAAAAGCGAACAGTGTTACCGTTTTCTCTGTTGAGAATGGCAAAGGTTGAATCTTCGGCGGTGGTTGCTTCCGGCCCAAAACGGGACAACCGCTTAAATCTCGTCTGTTTCTCTTCATCCAGCTGCTTAAAATTCTCAGTGAAGTGTTCTGaagaaaataaact
The DNA window shown above is from Mya arenaria isolate MELC-2E11 chromosome 6, ASM2691426v1 and carries:
- the LOC128239302 gene encoding uncharacterized protein LOC128239302; the protein is MGNVTPSSCTLEGREDDLKSLVSYTKLKAGYRLIQIYGHEKVGKSRVLKELLRQIPTDDGCKRKLLYQDFKLDVNSKIFQRSWVKQMCNSFEIDFKALENTLKQHVCELFKEWFIDVVDEQDENVLLFLDKVDPFMKSPLKDNFLDFLNMSLSKCSRLQIVLTTSIKLKITQLTVKDHEVRPLGDDAVMCLLHEVTNNYYKDCKLEDREMHNDYLEGVARLCEGRPQIAITAGVLLVEDNYFFKPRELLELMISCRRDVLSPFNCPPGERMEHFTENFKQLDEEKQTRFKRLSRFGPEATTAEDSTFAILNRENDSNARVKLFVKKLFDYNLMKRHPEDQTFELHGVVRENVLAPTESDSDEGVLIARTNAMTLGMKLTDAQLRDPRLLEAALKPTGNYNDSTLKKTKASLPVDLNKKDVEVVGGERDDCSTIYAREAKEHEEKAQQRYADNGWGKLALVETTCRRATSEGREEVVSQRQEKSSVLDEHDQSLDTNTLEDLEYDSRRTISADDKVAPFFNSSSSNQAGAGSLADCSLQPPSYQTMDPMRPVHALHLGKPADVATGLYPPPPYECYARAPPLSQVCPLPTTSCVAVVRPEITSIDSRIGPTALSPDKDVDRIPRQKLWIKDRH